A single Cucumis melo cultivar AY chromosome 4, USDA_Cmelo_AY_1.0, whole genome shotgun sequence DNA region contains:
- the LOC103487169 gene encoding serine carboxypeptidase-like 45: MNLLKWITISFSLFFMRTYTKCSKESDRILRLPGQPSSSTVSFQQFSGYITVDDYQSRALFYYFVEAYTDPSSKPLLLWLDGGPGCSSLGVGAFVEHGPFRPKGDVLIQNHFSWNNVANILYVESPAGVGFSFSQNATFYTTVNDTITAQDNLVFLERWFEKFPEYKNRDFFISGESYAGHYVPQLATLILRSKLNIFNLKAIAIGNPLLEFYTDFNARGEYLWTHGLISDSTYKLLNKVCNISEITRQSILHNVSTSCSFVDNLVSKEYSEFINLYSVNLDVCTSSTLSQAAPNNFGRKIDVCIADEVNSYLNREDVQKALHAHLLGGLSNWSFCSFVLKYDKKNLLIPTIDTLGSLVHSGIRVLVYSGDEDAVIPLIGSRRLVNKLAKSLGLNTTLPYSPWFYNHQVGGWVETYGEKKILSFATVRGGAHQAPYTAPQRSLTLITAFLQGTNP, from the exons AGTGTTCAAAAGAGAGTGATAGAATCTTGAGGTTGCCAGGACAACCAAGTAGTAGTACTGTTAGCTTCCAACAATTTTCAGGTTATATTACAGTTGATGATTACCAAAGCAGAGCTCTTTTCTACTATTTTGTTGAAGCCTACACTGATCCTTCTTCTAAGCCTCTTCTTCTTTGGCTCGATGGAG gTCCAGGGTGTTCATCATTGGGTGTTGGAGCTTTTGTTGAGCATGGCCCTTTCAGACCAAAAGGAGATGTTTTGATTCAGAATCACTTCAGCTGGAACAatg TGGCAAACATTCTATATGTTGAATCTCCAGCTGGAGTTGGCTTCTCATTTTCTCAAAACGCCACATTCTATACCACAGTTAATGATACTATTACAg CACAAGACAACTTGGTATTCCTCGAACGATGGTTCGAGAAGTTCCCCGAATACAAAAATCGAGATTTCTTCATTAGCGGTGAAAGCTATGCAGGTCATTATGTTCCACAGCTTGCAACACTCATTCTCCGATCAAAACTCAACATCTTTAACCTCAAGGCTATAGCT ATAGGGAATCCACTGTTGGAGTTCTATACAGATTTCAATGCAAGAGGGGAATATTTATGGACTCATGGCTTGATTTCAGACTCAACATATAAACTTTTGAACAAAGTTTGTAATATTTCTGAAATCACAAGACAATCCATTCTCCACAATGTTTCAACATCTTGTTCTTTTGTTGATAATTTGGTATCTAAAGAATATTCTGAGTTCATCAACTTATATTCTGTCAACCTTGACGTTTGTACTTCCTCAACACTTTCACAAGCAGCTCCAAATAATTTTGGAA GGAAGATAGATGTGTGTATAGCAGACGAAGTTAATAGTTACCTAAACAGAGAGGACGTCCAAAAGGCTCTTCACGCTCACCTTCTTGGTGGACTTTCCAACTGGAGTTTCTGCAGCTT TGTTTTGAAATATGATAAGAAGAACTTATTGATACCTACCATTGACACCTTGGGTTCCCTTGTTCACTCAGGAATTAGGGTTCTTGTGTACAG TGGAGATGAAGATGCAGTTATTCCATTGATTGGGAGTAGAAGATTGGTGAATAAATTAGCAAAAAGTTTAGGGTTGAACACAACCCTACCTTACTCACCTTGGTTTTACAACCATCAG GTTGGAGGATGGGTAGAAACATATGGGGAAAAGAAGATTCTATCATTTGCAACAGTGAGAGGAGGAGCTCATCAAGCTCCATATACAGCCCCTCAAAGATCTTTGACACTTATTACTGCTTTTCTTCAAGGAACCAACCCATGA